A genomic stretch from Patagioenas fasciata isolate bPatFas1 chromosome 10, bPatFas1.hap1, whole genome shotgun sequence includes:
- the SNTN gene encoding sentan, with protein MCGCRASVPSTQQYSVNQPAPASMKKSPLAAAGMAKRISIAKQLASIKALGKASDLEKAFATVALVYNNSADPDGKLSRADTKSLLQTQFGSFIQGQENKPKYKEIVSSLDEESENKLDFEDFMIILISLTLMSDLLQEIRKVKTTK; from the exons ATGTGTGGCTGCAGAGCCAGTGTTCCCAGCACACAGCAATACTCAGTCAATCAGCCTGCTCCTGCTTCCATGAAAAAAAGCCCTTTGGCTGCAGCAGGTATGGCCAAGCG CATATCCATAGCCAAGCAGCTGGCATCAATAAAAG CTCTAGGAAAAGCCTCAGACCTTGAAAAAGCTTTTGCTACTGTGGCTTTGGTGTATAACAACTCTGCTGACCCGGATGGCAAGCTCAGCAGAGCTGACACTAAAAGCCTGCTGCAAACCCAGTTTGGGAGTTTCATACAG GgccaagaaaacaaaccaaagtaCAAGGAAATAGTTTCTTCTCTGGATGAGGAATCGGAGAACAAACTCGATTTTGAAGATTTTATGATCATACTAATCAGTCTCACTCTAATGTCTGACCTGCTGCAGGAGATCAGGAAAGTGAAAACCACAAAATGA